The proteins below come from a single Burkholderia sp. PAMC 26561 genomic window:
- a CDS encoding NmrA family NAD(P)-binding protein: MNPDLYLVTGATGDTGSAAIAELLSKGARVRALVHREDERASALRERNVEVVMGDLLDSHAVHAALQGVAGAYFVYPVMQARLIDATAYFAHAAKLAGVQSIVNMSQISAKDDARSQAALAHWYGERVFDWAGVPTTHLRPTFFMEWLTYGFQLPLIANHDLLRVPAGTGRHAPIAAADQGRVIASILLDPAPHAGKTYPLFGAEEMNHEALAQAVGKALGRPIRYEDESFESFEARLTQLGLSAHFIQHIVSVYRAYQAGEFAGTNDNVERITGRKPMSVSDYVTANRAVFQREEEQ, from the coding sequence ATGAACCCTGATCTATACCTTGTCACAGGCGCCACTGGAGACACGGGCAGCGCCGCCATTGCGGAGTTGCTGTCGAAGGGCGCTCGCGTGCGGGCGCTCGTGCACCGCGAAGACGAGCGTGCGTCCGCGTTGCGCGAGAGAAACGTCGAGGTCGTCATGGGCGACCTGCTGGACAGTCATGCTGTGCACGCGGCGCTGCAGGGTGTCGCTGGCGCGTATTTCGTGTACCCGGTCATGCAAGCGCGGCTCATCGATGCGACAGCCTATTTCGCGCATGCGGCAAAGCTTGCGGGCGTTCAGTCGATCGTCAATATGTCGCAAATCTCGGCCAAGGACGACGCGCGCAGCCAGGCTGCGCTCGCCCACTGGTATGGCGAGCGCGTGTTCGATTGGGCCGGTGTTCCGACAACGCATCTGCGTCCGACGTTCTTCATGGAATGGCTGACGTACGGTTTCCAGTTGCCGCTTATTGCCAACCACGACTTGCTTCGTGTGCCCGCAGGCACCGGCCGGCACGCGCCGATCGCCGCTGCCGACCAGGGTCGCGTGATCGCCAGTATCCTTCTGGATCCCGCGCCTCATGCGGGCAAAACCTATCCGCTGTTCGGTGCTGAAGAAATGAATCACGAGGCGTTGGCGCAGGCGGTGGGCAAAGCGCTCGGCCGACCGATCCGTTACGAGGACGAGAGCTTCGAGTCGTTCGAAGCACGGCTCACACAGCTCGGCCTGTCAGCGCATTTCATTCAGCACATCGTTTCAGTGTATCGGGCTTATCAGGCGGGCGAGTTCGCAGGCACGAACGACAATGTCGAACGAATCACCGGCAGGAAGCCAATGTCAGTGAGCGATTACGTGACTGCGAACCGCGCGGTTTTTCAGCGGGAAGAAGAGCAATAG